A DNA window from Phoenix dactylifera cultivar Barhee BC4 chromosome 13, palm_55x_up_171113_PBpolish2nd_filt_p, whole genome shotgun sequence contains the following coding sequences:
- the LOC103709639 gene encoding protein WHAT'S THIS FACTOR 1, chloroplastic translates to MDGWKVSNATTTSVVHPTMTMPLLARFPFSIPLQTLNPTKPNTRLRSPWPVFLLIQTGSISSLKVAWRKDRLLDSAIERDKRWRLCARVVREVLNEPGHAIPLRYLEKRRERLHLPVKVKTFLSRYPNLFDLYPDRIKPKTEPVPFLRPSPRLRSFLALEASLRARQEPLVLAKLCKLLMMSRDRVIPAEKLLNVKRDFGFPDDLLTSLVPKYPHLLRLVGSPGEGRSFLELVSWNEEYAKSVIEQRADEEARLTGVRMRPNFIVRLPPGFYLKKEMREWVRDWLELPYISPYADASGRHPASPEMEKRMVAVLHEVLSLSLLKRVAVPVLGKFCGEYRFSNAFANTFTRHSGIFYVSLKGGIKTAMLREAYDQGELVDRDPLLEIRDKFVEMMEEGYNEYMERLSTKREAMQKDLELMAKRNAELSEDDNSERL, encoded by the coding sequence ATGGATGGATGGAAGGTGAGTAATGCCACCACCACCTCGGTGGTCCATCCCACCATGACCATGCCTTTGCTCGCGCGATTCCCCTTCTCCATCCCCCtgcaaaccctaaaccctactAAACCAAATACTCGTCTCCGTTCCCCATGGCCCGTCTTCCTCCTCATCCAGACCGGCTCCATCTCCAGCCTCAAGGTAGCCTGGCGCAAGGACCGCCTCCTCGACTCCGCCATCGAGCGCGACAAGCGGTGGCGCCTCTGCGCCCGCGTCGTCCGCGAGGTCCTCAACGAGCCCGGCCACGCCATCCCCCTCCGCTACCTCGAGAAGCGCCGCGAAcgcctccacctccccgtcaAGGTGAAGACCTTCCTCTCCCGCTACCCCAACCTCTTCGACCTCTACCCCGACCGCATCAAGCCCAAGACCGAGCCCGTCCCCTTCCTCCGCCCCTCCCCCCGCCTCCGCTCCTTCCTCGCCCTCGAAGCCTCCCTCCGCGCCCGCCAGGAGCCCCTCGTCCTCGCCAAGCTCTGCAAGCTCCTCATGATGTCCAGGGACAGGGTCATCCCCGCCGAGAAGCTCCTCAACGTCAAGCGCGACTTCGGCTTCCCCGACGACCTCCTCACCTCCCTCGTCCCCAAATACCCCCACCTCCTCCGCCTTGTCGGCAGCCCCGGCGAGGGCAGATCCTTTCTCGAGTTGGTCTCCTGGAACGAGGAGTATGCCAAGTCCGTCATCGAGCAGCGGGCCGACGAGGAGGCCCGCCTGACTGGCGTCCGGATGCGGCCCAACTTCATCGTCCGCCTACCCCCGGGGTTCTACCTCAAGAAGGAGATGAGGGAGTGGGTCAGGGACTGGCTGGAGCTTCCCTATATATCGCCGTATGCTGATGCCTCCGGGCGGCACCCGGCCTCGCCggagatggagaagaggatGGTCGCGGTGCTCCACGAGGTGCTCTCGCTCTCGCTGCTCAAGAGGGTGGCGGTGCCGGTTCTGGGGAAGTTCTGCGGGGAGTACCGTTTCTCGAATGCGTTTGCTAACACCTTCACGAGGCACTCGGGGATCTTCTATGTGTCGTTGAAGGGAGGGATCAAGACGGCGATGCTGAGGGAGGCGTATGACCAAGGGGAGCTGGTGGACAGGGATCCTTTGCTGGAGATAAGGGATAAGTTTGTGGAGATGATGGAGGAGGGGTACAATGAGTACATGGAGAGGTTGAGTACGAAGAGGGAGGCGATGCAGAAGGACTTGGAGTTGATGGCGAAGAGGAATGCTGAGCTGTCCGAGGATGACAACAGCGAAAGGCTGTGA
- the LOC103709641 gene encoding calmodulin-binding transcription activator 1-like, with product MADGRRYALNPQLDIAQILQEAKTRWLRPSEICEILRNYRGFNLTPDPPYKPRGGSLFLFDRKALRYFRKDGHNWRKKRDGKTVREAHEKLKSGSVDVLHCYYAHGEDNENFQRRSYWMLDGQLEHIVLVHYRDVNEGSRSTVPHSSNIDLAKVHSTQGTQPTSALYSSHLNSSTLTTQASYASSSSAADWNGQAPSSEFEDADSGEEFGGGSLTDSVSWSGFQIASLAGNDMAEENTVGCSGSSQLYPRGFVNTAGSSVDPLLGNQVPLQNFFISEDQQKIHGASQGAGSFSGVCFNNPSGSAGWPDFLSISGKNGNMQEQKISFGHPNCSDNMQKRMADSVSNDHRIFNDVTDGGYNVIANALLTEVGKKNDQVKEENTENMNSFDDEDLVNESTRIYQVPHDDLSHVAGQFKNNSSSRGNISVPDQPLEYEAEVSNTSNKLLKSDAHNDEHGDLKKLDSFGRWMNKEIGKDCSDSLMASDSCNYWNALDTQNDDKEVSSLPRHMQLDIDSLGPSLSQEQLFSIVDLSPDWAYSGVETKVLISGTFIGSVEPTSIKWCCMFGELEVPAEVLTTNVLHCQAPAHTPGRVPFYITRSDRLACSEIREFEYRENLSGVSLVSKSEPEDEVYFQVRFAKLLSLGVDRSKLFCSVENCSKCSLKQTLFLMLNEEENGWKKIEMDSKAFQGFNKNPRDALIQKLLKGKLYEWLVCKAHEEGRGPNILDEEGQGAIHLAAALGYDWAMAPIVTAGVSPSFRDARGRTGLHWAAYYGREETVVTLIRLRAAPGAVEDPTSKFPYGQTAADLASSRGHKGIAGYLAEADLTSHLSSLALKESVTDSVSTTLVAQNAIETIQDQNIDSLDGDKGEQLSLRGSLAAVRNSAQAAARIQAAFRIHSFRQRQLRESKDDDAESLVDMMVLSSLNYKLHRISHFNEALHTAAVKIQQKYRGWKGRKEFLKIRDRIVKIQAHVRGHQVRKQYKKVVWSVSIVEKAILRWRRKRPGLRGFRAESASSDVEQVVGKTDEYDFLRLGRKQKVAGVEKALARVQSMARNPEARDQYMRLVACSHKSKLGDEESSSARVQNSKGEKRIEEIYLQQ from the exons ATGGCTGACGGAAGGCGATATGCTCTCAATCCCCAACTAG ACATCGCACAGATTCTGCAAGAGGCAAAAACTCGCTGGCTTCGTCCAAGTGAAATTTGTGAGATTCTTCGCAACTATCGGGGGTTTAATTTGACTCCAGATCCACCTTATAAGCCTCGTG GTGGTTCTTTATTCTTATTTGATCGGAAGGCACTTAGGTATTTCCGTAAGGATGGCCATAAttggagaaagaagagagatggaaaaaCAGTTCGAGAAGCTCATGAAAAACTGAAG tcTGGAAGTGTAGATGTTCTTCATTGCTACTATGCGCATGGTGAGGACAATGAGAACTTCCAGAGACGAAGTTATTGGATGCTTGATGG GCAGTTGGAGCACATTGTTCTTGTGCACTATCGAGATGTGAATGAG GGAAGCAGGTCTACTGTTCCTCATTCGTCAAATATAGATCTGGCCAAAGTGCACAGTACACAAGGAACACAGCCAACTTCAGCTCTTTACTCTTCACACTTGAATTCATCTACTTTGACAACTCAAGCATCTTATGCATCAAGTTCTAGTGCTGCTGACTGGAATGGACAGGCTCCGTCTTCTGAATTTGAGGATGCAGATTCTGGGGAGGAATTTGGTGGAGGTTCGCTTACCGATTCTGTATCTTGGTCGGGATTCCAGATTGCTTCATTGGCTGGAAATGATATGGCAGAGGAGAACACTGTAGGGTGCAGTGGTTCCTCACAACTCTATCCGAGAGGCTTTGTAAATACTGCGGGCTCAAGTGTTGATCCTTTGCTTGGGAATCAAGTGCCTCTTCAAAACTTTTTTATAAGTGAAGACCAGCAAAAGATTCATGGAGCCTCACAAGGAGCTG gttcatttagTGGAGTTTGTTTTAACAATCCTAGTGGTTCTGCTGGATGGCCTGATTTTCTTAGTATTAGCGGAAAAAATGGCAACATGCAGGAGCAGAAGATTTCTTTTGGACATCCAAATTGCTCTGATAACATGCAAAAAAGAATGGCTGATTCTGTATCAAATGACCACAGGATATTTAATGATGTCACAGATGGTGGATATAATGTCATAGCAAATGCACTTCTTACTGAAGTTGGCAAGAAAAATGATCAG GTGAAAGAGGAGAACACTGAAAACATGAACAGCTTTGATGACGAGGACTTGGTAAATGAATCAACTCGTATATATCAAGTGCCCCACGATGACCTTTCGCATGTAGCAGGACAATTTAAGAATAATAGTAGCTCTCGAGGGAACATCTCTGTTCCTGACCAGCCTCTGGAATATGAAGCTGAAGTTTCCAATACTTCCaataagcttttgaaaagtgaTGCACATAATGATGAGCATGGGGATTTGAAAAAGCTAGACAGCTTTGGGAGATGGATGAACAAAGAGATTGGTAAAGACTGCAGCGACTCGTTGATGGCTTCAGATTCTTGCAATTATTGGAATGCACTTGATACTCAGAATGATGACAAGGAGGTCTCAAGCTTGCCTCGTCATATGCAGTTGGATATTGATTCACTGGGTCCTTCTCTTTCACAAGAACAGCTATTCAGTATTGTTGACTTATCACCTGATTGGGCTTATTCTGGTGTTGAAACAAAG GTTCTGATCTCAGGTACCTTCATAGGCAGCGTAGAGCCCACAAGCATCAAGTGGTGTTGTATGTTTGGTGAACTTGAGGTTCCTGCTGAAGTTTTGACTACAAATGTCCTTCACTGTCAAGCTCCTGCGCATACACCTGGACGGGTACCCTTCTATATAACCCGCAGTGATAGGTTAGCCTGTAGTGAAATTCGAGAATTTGAATATCGTGAAAACCTATCTGGTGTTTCTTTAGTGTCAAAAAGTGAACCAGAAGATGAAGTTTATTTTCAAGTACGTTTTGCAAAGTTGTTATCGCTAGGAGTAGATAGGAGCAAGTTGTTCTGCTCGGTTGAAAATTGTTCTAAGTGCAGCCTAAAGCAAACGTTGTTTTTGATGCTGAATGAAGAAGAAAATGGGTGGAAAAAAATTGAGATGGATTCAAAGGCCTTTCAGGGATTCAATAAAAATCCTAGAGATGCATTGATCCAGAAGTTATTGAAAGGTAAGCTATATGAGTGGCTGGTTTGCAAAGCTCACGAGGAAGGCAGGGGCCCTAATATTTTGGACGAGGAAGGCCAAGGAGCAATCCACTTGGCAGCTGCTCTTGGCTATGATTGGGCAATGGCTCCTATAGTTACTGCTGGTGTCAGTCCAAGTTTTCGAGATGCACGTGGCCGGACTGGGCTCCATTGGGCTGCATATTATGGCAG AGAGGAGACAGTTGTGACGCTAATTAGGCTGCGAGCTGCTCCTGGTGCAGTTGAGGACCCAACATCAAAGTTCCCCTACGGACAAACTGCTGCTGATTTAGCATCAAGTAGAGGGCATAAAGGAATTGCTGGATACTTGGCTGAAGCAGATTTGACCAGCCATCTTTCTTCATTAGCACTAAAAGAAAGTGTCACCGATAGTGTTTCTACAACTCTTGTTGCACAAAATGCCATTGAAACTATACAGGATCAAAACATAGATTCTTTGGATGGAGATAAGGGAGAGCAGCTATCACTAAGAGGATCTCTTGCTGCTGTGAGGAATTCAGCTCAAGCTGCTGCACGTATTCAGGCTGCCTTCAGAATTCACTCGTTCCGCCAAAGGCAATTAAGAGAGAGCAAGGATGACGATGCTGAGAGCTTGGTTGACATGATGGTGCTATCCTCTCTGAACTATAAGCTCCATAGGATAAGTCACTTCAATGAAGCTTTGCATACTGCTGCTGTTAAAATTCAGCAGAAATATCGTGGATGGAAGGGGCGTAAAGAATTTTTAAAGATCCGTGACCGGATTGTGAAAATCCAG GCACATGTGAGGGGACATCAGGTTCGTAAGCAATATAAAAAGGTAGTTTGGTCTGTTAGTATTGTTGAAAAGGCCATATTGCGCTGGAGGCGCAAACGACCTGGATTACGAGGCTTTCGAGCTGAAAGTGCAAGTAGTGATGTTGAGCAAGTGGTTGGGAAGACTGATGAGTATGATTTTCTTCGACTTGGGCGGAAACAGAAGGTGGCGGGTGTAGAGAAAGCATTGGCAAGAGTCCAGTCTATGGCTCGTAACCCAGAAGCCCGTGATCAGTACATGAGATTGGTCGCATGCTCCCATAAATCCAAG TTGGGAGATGAAGAAAGCTCCTCCGCTCgagttcaaaattcaaaaggGGAAAAGAGGATAGAGGAGATCTACTTGCAACAATGA